The genome window GTTTCAGCTTTGTTGTAAATTTATCTTCCTGGCTACAGCCCTTGTAATGATTCCCTCTTGGTATTCTTAAGAGTAAAAGTTAGCATTGTTTGTAGAAATGCCACTCATTTGAATGATTGTTGTGTATTTTGCCTCTTTATTTGGAATTTCTTGtgaattttcttctatttttgaagagttcaaatcctatGCTTTGAGAGAGACATTTTCAGTATGCATTTTGGGTGAGGAGTGTGGGAAGTTTTCCAGGCTTGGCATCCTCCCATTAAAGCCTTTGCCCATGGCCTCTCTCCAATCAAAAGGGGTTGGTCAAAAGTGAGGCCttagattaaaatttaaaaaaacaatttttgtttttgttttattaccaagtaagttttcaattttttattttccaaaaactaGTTTTAAGTTACTTCTTTCCAAAAGCATTTTTATCttgataacaacaaaaataaaatttaagtttcaTTCTTAAAATCAATTCCTGAAGAGTTTTTAAGAACATTTTTCAGAAGACTTCAACTAGTCAACAGTCCCTTAACATTTCATGagtaagactttttttttggtccaatAGAGGAAAGCAAGAATTAACGTAATCATGGCTAGTTGTTATAAAGGCATGCACACATCGTAATCATACTCACTTTAATTTTGGTCCAAATGCAGCTCTTTCAATAAAAGTTCTATTGTGTGTAAAGCATGTAACCCCATTTACTTTTTAGCTTTCTTTGCTAGCTATCTTCttcctccttctttttttttttttttttttttttgagggggcaTTGCTAGCTATCTTTAAACatagtaaaaagtaaaaacatatcTTCCCTACTTTGACACGTTTGTTTCAATTTCCTAGCCTACAGGCTTACAGCCATTTGGGGAAAAAATTCGATTTGTATTCACactttgattttaaatttatttaatgttgtacatcaattatatatattttttttcacttgatttgactttattattatttattattattttctctactatatctatatttaaacaaataaatatttaattttaaaagaatcaGGGTCTACTTAGAGtgagaggggagagagaggtggagcaaagaaaagtaaagtaaagtaaagtagacttgaacaaaaattaaactaattttctgTTAACCCTATTAAACATGTAAGAAGAAACGGATCAttaaagatataagaagaaataagtaatttttagatatttttagagtataaaaaatagttttatctcctatattatttatgatgggatttaataattaaattcatggtaggtCTATCAAGAAtataagagaagagagagcactATTTCTTCGTCCTCTTAGAGCAATCAACAACTTTACCAACTGTAACATCGAATAGTCGACGTAataatgtataataaaaaaaagttggcaCAATAACAGTAATCTCCCCCAAGAAAAACACTCAATCATATCTCGTAACTACCGCGCGCTTTTCAGGTACCGCGATTTACGCACAAAATCACTCACTCCTCAACAACCAAACACAGCTCAATCTGACCTACACTCCCACGTTGCCGATCCCTGATTGGCTACACGTTTCTCTCGCCATCCAAATCCATCCACGTAATCACGCTCACCATTCTGCAAAACTACAGGAGATCCCAtcccaaaaaaatccaaaagacacgagaaaaaaaaaaaaaggcgcaCCCTTTACTACCAACATAATCATAACACACAAACTCTCTCAATAAAcgccttttcctttttttccgaATTGATGGTGGTTTCGTTTCGGTTGGGGTCCCGAAAGTGAAAAAGTCTTACTCCAAACCCTGTCAAATGCCTTTATAAAACGCGTCGTTTTTGGAACACTTTTTTGTATTATTGTTAGTATTAGTAAACTAAACGCAACACTCAACACTCAACACTCTCTGTTCttattgttttgtgttttgttttggtcgggaaaatggctgaagaagaaaCAACGTTGGACTCCGCCACCGAGGCTGTTCCTGGGACTCCGGGGATAAAGGAGATAAGGTCTGACGTGGCGGGTCACGATGGCGGAGCTCCGAGTTCGGGGATTCGGAGGTTTGGTTTGAGAGCTGAAATCGATACCACGCCTCCTTTCGGGTCTGTCAAGGAGGCTGTGACCCGGTTTGGTGGGAGCGGGCCCTGGATGCCACTTTGCAAGCTCGGAGAAAACTATGTAAGTACTACTCTACTGTACTAAGTAGTTGCTTTGTTAGTTTTTCTGTTAGaaataactgattttttttagtACATTCATGCATGAACTGTGTTATATACTTCTTTTTGCTCGTAGGTCACGTTAaatcctgaaaaaaaaaaaaggctttgcTGTCAAGTAAGGTTGGATTTTCATTCaacagtgaaaaaaaatattggagttTTGTATTTAAAAGTTGACGAGTGTACAAgacttatgtaataaaattaatataatttctaacatcaataatatgttttttgttaaatttattatagATTACATAAACTTTTAATATATGGTATTGGCATTTTGATTGCTACATTTGCAATTGGGAATGGcggaattgatttttttttttttttttttttttttccgtagCATTTTAAAacagagggggaaaaaaagcattttaaaacagaggggaaaaaaaaaaaacttgaacaaaATTTTGGGGACAAAAAGTGTACaaccatttaatttttactttgttGTCAAGCACtattggatttgatttttgttgtttgttttttagttcACTTAGTTTTGAGTGTAGATAATGTGTTAGTCATGCTGAGAAGACAAAGTGGGAAATGTCACTGCAAAGTTATACTACTACATTTTTGTACATGTGTTCTTTTCTATGGACTTACCATAATATCCTCTGCCCTGACAATTTAAAAACTGAAAGTTGCATTATCATATGATTCATATTGTGCCATAGAGAAAGACGTACATTAGCTAGGATGTTTTCTGCCAAAAACTTGTAGATCCAAATGACAGTGAATTGAGTGAAATGAAGTTAAGGAGGTAATTCTTACAACTGTTGGTTTTTATAAGACTTTAAAGTTTCCATTTTGTCTGTACATTTTGATTGCCAAAGGGAcctttggaattttttttatataatttttttcttgttcaacAATTACTTCTTTTGACTTTACCACTGGGTCATGATTATTTCCTAAACTATTTAAATGGCAAAAACATTCtcactgaaaatattttcaagtttaAATTTGGATTCTTTTACATGCTTTGGAGGCTTTTGATGTCACTTGTTGGTTGGTATTCATACTTTCATTGGTATCAATTGCTTTTCTGTATTGTTTCCTAGATTTTTTGCGAAACTAAATATTGAAGATGTAAAATCAAAAGGTGAGGCAATAGGTCAAGAGCCAACATTGCTTAGTTCTCTCCATGTGGAGAACTTGAATTTGAATCTTCCTCCCTCCCTTTGAAGGGGGCGGGGGGAAGCAAGTCAATTGGTTTTCCCGTACAAAGCTCCCCCCCTCCCCATTCTCTTGTTAGTTCACATGTGATTAATTTGAAATAGGATTTTCATAAGCAGAATGGCATTGAGGAATTTGACATAAAGAAAGTGGAAGAACAGGCAGCAGAGTTGGAGAAGGATCTGATTGTGAAGGAACTGGAAACACTTGATGTCCTTGAAGAACTGGGGACAACGAAAAGGATTGTAGAAGATTTAAAGCGGCAGCTACAGAAAGAAGCATTGAAATGCTTGACGGGCCAAGACTTTCACTCAGATGAACCAATGTCAACTCCTGTTATTAAGGAaatgaacaaagaaaattatagaaatattttcaacatcAACTACGAGCAAATGGTGGGATGTTCAAGTCCGTGCCCTACATCAACTCCTGATTTGATCTTAATGGAGTTGAAGCAAGCAAAACTTAACCTTGGCAAAACTATAAGTGATCTTGGGGTGATTCAAAATTCTGTTGAATGTCTAAATAAGAAAATGgtgaaagagaaaattttactCGAGAAGACTCATGAAAGGCTAACATCAAAGTTTGCAGGGGTGTCATCTCTGGAGGAGGATCTAAGACAAATAAGAGTAAAGCCACAAATAGcagatgaaaaagaaatttatagtGCTTTTGAGAACCCTCCAAATATCTCAAGGGACTTTAAATTTATGGCTGGGCAATGTAAGAGAATGAATGAAGCTGCAAGATTTGATGTTTCACACCCAATGTCTGTGAATGAGCAGACCAAGGCTAGCATGAAGACTGCTGAGATGAGGTGGGTTGCAGCTAAAAAGATGGAGGAAGCAGCTAAGGCGGCAGAAGCTGTTGCCCTTGCTGAAATCAAGGCTCTTTCAAGCAGTGAGAGATTGCCAGAGTTCATACTGCCTGAGCCGGAGAAAATCACTTTTTCTTTCGAAGAGAGATCTCCTTTAATCTCCAAAGCTCAAAATGTTGATGGGCTGTCTAAGAAGAATGTAGCAGATGCCAAGCTCCAAACTGATGATGGTAATATCTCTAAAATGTCTGTATTGAAGAAGTTGAAGGAAGCAACAGAAGAAGTTAAACATAGTAAGCAAGCCTTGGAGGAGGCTTTGAGCAGAGTACAAGCTGCAAATAAAAAGCAAATTGCTGTTGGAGAGGCTATCCAGAGATGGATACCAGAGCATGAACAGAAGGGACCAGCAGTGTATAACTCTATCAAgcacaatatttttcatccaTCAGATCACTGTCAAGTTTCTCCACTAAATGATGTGAACGAGTCAAACCTTGTGAATGATGAGCCAAAGCCTGTTTTAAGGACAACGGTTTCAATGCGAGATATGCTAAGCAGGAAGCAAGTTCTGCCTGAAGACTATGTAGCAGGAAATCAAATAGAGGGCCACACTGAAAGACAAAAGGTAGCTTTGAGTCAAATGCTTCATGCACTGAGGGAGGACCTATCATTTCCTCCAAAACCGGAGAAAGATGGAAATGATCACAAACAGTTCATATCGCAGAGGAAGAAATTTGGGCTCATCCAT of Quercus lobata isolate SW786 chromosome 8, ValleyOak3.0 Primary Assembly, whole genome shotgun sequence contains these proteins:
- the LOC115954515 gene encoding WEB family protein At2g40480, producing MAEEETTLDSATEAVPGTPGIKEIRSDVAGHDGGAPSSGIRRFGLRAEIDTTPPFGSVKEAVTRFGGSGPWMPLCKLGENYNGIEEFDIKKVEEQAAELEKDLIVKELETLDVLEELGTTKRIVEDLKRQLQKEALKCLTGQDFHSDEPMSTPVIKEMNKENYRNIFNINYEQMVGCSSPCPTSTPDLILMELKQAKLNLGKTISDLGVIQNSVECLNKKMVKEKILLEKTHERLTSKFAGVSSLEEDLRQIRVKPQIADEKEIYSAFENPPNISRDFKFMAGQCKRMNEAARFDVSHPMSVNEQTKASMKTAEMRWVAAKKMEEAAKAAEAVALAEIKALSSSERLPEFILPEPEKITFSFEERSPLISKAQNVDGLSKKNVADAKLQTDDGNISKMSVLKKLKEATEEVKHSKQALEEALSRVQAANKKQIAVGEAIQRWIPEHEQKGPAVYNSIKHNIFHPSDHCQVSPLNDVNESNLVNDEPKPVLRTTVSMRDMLSRKQVLPEDYVAGNQIEGHTERQKVALSQMLHALREDLSFPPKPEKDGNDHKQFISQRKKFGLIHISFPLTRPSKKKTQALNTM